Genomic window (Solidesulfovibrio fructosivorans JJ]):
AAAGACCGAGAAGAACCGGCTGGACAAGGAATTGACAGCCCTGGCCGCGTCGCTGGGCACGCTTTCGCCGCTGCCGGAACTGGAGCTGCGTCTGGAGCGGGCGGGGGAGGCGGAAGACGCCCTCGCCGCCCGGGAGCTGGAGGCGTCGGGCCTTGCCGACTGGTTGGCGAGGCGTCGCGACTTGGCCGGGAGCATCGACCGTCGCGAGCGGTCCGGGGCGGCGCTCTCCAGGCTCGACGGCCCGCCGGAGCTGGCGCCGACCGCGCCGTTGGCCGGGCTCGTGGCCGCCAGGGAAACGCTGTCCCGGCGCATGGACCGGGTTAGGCGTCGGGGCGGAGCGCTCGCTTCCCTGGCCGCGCCGCCGACGCTTGCCGATACGACCGGGCTGGCCGAGCGGACCCGGGATCTGGTGGCGCTTCGCGGGGCGCTTGCCCGCACCGGGAAAAAGGCGGCCGCCCTGGCCGGGCTCGCGCCGCCCGGGGATCTGGCCGATGTGGCCGGGCTCAATGCTTTGGCGAATAATCTCAGGGCCGTACGAGGCGGTTTGCGGTCCCTGGACGGCCGGGCCAGGGCGCTTTCGCGCCTTGCCGCGCCGCCGGAACCGGCCGAGCTTGCCCCTCTGGCCGATCTGGCCGCTTCCTTGCGCTCGGCCGGGCTGGCCGTGTCCGCGGCCAAGGCGGGCGTCCTGGCCAAGGCCCGGGCTCTGGAGGAGCTGAAGGCCCGCATCGCCGACAGGCTGGCCGCGCTCGGCACCTGTCCCCTCTGCGGCGGCGCCCTTGACCCCGACGATTTTCTGGGCGCGGGGCATACCCACGAGACGAAGCCGGAGGGCGCGTCATGAATCTGCCCACCATCGAGGCCACGGGGCTTTTGTGTATCCCCGACCCGCACATTGCCGCCACGCCCCCCATGCAGCGGCTGGAGTCCTATATGGACGACGTGCTGCAAAAGCTCGCCGCCTGTTTGGAGCATGCCGTCCGGGAGAAGCTCGTGCCGGTGATCCTCGGCGACCTGTTCCACTGGCCGCGCGAGAACCCGAACACGCTGATCGTGGCGCTGATCGAGCTTTTCCGGCCGCACCGTCCCTTTGTCCTGGTCGGCAACCACGACAAGTACCAGGCGCGCTTCACGCCGGACACGTCCCTGGCCGTGCTGCGCGCGGCGGACGTGGTCACGGTGCTCGACGCGCCGGGGCTTTTCCTGCGCCTTGTCACGCCCACGGGCACGGCCGTTGTCGGCGCGTCGCCCGACGGCGCGCCGCTGCCCGCCGCCGTCGAAAAGGAGGCGGGGGAGACGAGCGTGTGGCTCACCCACCACGGCATCGGCTTTCCCGACGCCGAGGACCGCCATGTCCGCATCCACGAGATTGCCGGCCTGGACTGGGTCATAAACGGCCACCTGCACCGGCCGCATCCGACCGTGGTTTCCGGGGCGACCCGCTGGGCCAACCCCGGCAACATCACGCGCCTCAAATTCACGCGCAAAGCCATGACCCGCGTGCCGGCGGCCTCGGTCTGGCGGCCGGGCGCGGACGACCTGGAACACTGGCCCGTGCCGTACCGCCCCTTTGCCGAGGTGTTTCCGGACCAGGAGTTTCCGCCAGAGGAGGCTTCCTCGCCGGAGTACAAGTCCAGGTTTTTGGAGGGGCTGTCCCGGCTGGCCTGGCGGCGCACCCGCGAGGGGGCCGGTCTGGGGGAATTCCTGCGCGCCAATCTCAATCCCGAAAACCCGGAGACGGCAGTCATCTGGGAGCTTTACCGCGAGGTCACCGATGCCGGTAAATAACCGTGCCGCAAACGACGCC
Coding sequences:
- a CDS encoding AAA family ATPase, which produces MMRRLVLTDFMAHAHTVFEFAPGLNVLTGPNNTGKSAVVEGLRCLAQNPTPGHCIRHGAREARVSAEFDDGTVVTWVRRPKYALYELTRPGAEEPEVYAKFGRTPPEDILAVLRLSPVPIEGGDPVDVHIGNQREPVFLLNQPGSALSGFFAASTEAAHLIAMQNLLTDRTRKAKTEKNRLDKELTALAASLGTLSPLPELELRLERAGEAEDALAARELEASGLADWLARRRDLAGSIDRRERSGAALSRLDGPPELAPTAPLAGLVAARETLSRRMDRVRRRGGALASLAAPPTLADTTGLAERTRDLVALRGALARTGKKAAALAGLAPPGDLADVAGLNALANNLRAVRGGLRSLDGRARALSRLAAPPEPAELAPLADLAASLRSAGLAVSAAKAGVLAKARALEELKARIADRLAALGTCPLCGGALDPDDFLGAGHTHETKPEGAS
- a CDS encoding metallophosphoesterase family protein, which produces MNLPTIEATGLLCIPDPHIAATPPMQRLESYMDDVLQKLAACLEHAVREKLVPVILGDLFHWPRENPNTLIVALIELFRPHRPFVLVGNHDKYQARFTPDTSLAVLRAADVVTVLDAPGLFLRLVTPTGTAVVGASPDGAPLPAAVEKEAGETSVWLTHHGIGFPDAEDRHVRIHEIAGLDWVINGHLHRPHPTVVSGATRWANPGNITRLKFTRKAMTRVPAASVWRPGADDLEHWPVPYRPFAEVFPDQEFPPEEASSPEYKSRFLEGLSRLAWRRTREGAGLGEFLRANLNPENPETAVIWELYREVTDAGK